TGCAGCGCGCGATGACGCCAAGCATTCGGTTGAGGACGAACCGGGTTGCCGGCAATTCGATGTGGTGCGGCCGGAAACGGGAAACAATGTGGTGTTCTACGAAGTCTATGATAACAGGCAGGCTTTCGACGACCATCTGAAAACACCGCATCTCGACCGTTTCCGCGAGGCGTTTCCCGCCCTCATCGAGGAAGAACTGCCGGTGCGTTTTCTGAACCGGCAGTGGCTTTGAGGATGGAGAAAATGCACGACATCCGCGACATCGCCGTCATCGGCACGGGTATCATGGGCGCGCCCATAGCGGCCCGTCTGGCTGAGG
The DNA window shown above is from Agrobacterium tumefaciens and carries:
- a CDS encoding putative quinol monooxygenase → MSNGAFVVIAEFRVKPDAMDAFLDAARDDAKHSVEDEPGCRQFDVVRPETGNNVVFYEVYDNRQAFDDHLKTPHLDRFREAFPALIEEELPVRFLNRQWL